From the genome of Mycetocola spongiae, one region includes:
- the metK gene encoding methionine adenosyltransferase → MTNLRLFTSESVTEGHPDKICDQISDAILDSLLAQDPQARVAVETLVTTGLVQVAGEVTTTAYAEIPAIVRDVVLGIGYNSSDAGFDGASCGVNVSIGAQSPDIAQGVDSAFETREGSSVDALDLQGAGDQGIMFGFATTETPQLMPLPSWISHRLAERLAEVRKSGELDYLRPDGKTQVTIGYDGIVPRSVETVVLSTQHQDDVTTEKLRREVAEVVIRPVLEGLDLDISNLNTLINPTGRFVTGGPMGDAGLTGRKIIIDTYGGASRHGGGAFSGKDPSKVDRSAAYAMRWVAKNAVAAGFADKLEVQVAYAIGKAHPVGLYVETFGTAHIPEERIVSAIREVFDLRPGAIVRDLDLLRPIYRQTASYGHFGRELPDFTWENLDRVEDLRSAAGE, encoded by the coding sequence TCTGCGATCAGATCTCCGATGCCATCCTCGACTCGCTCCTCGCGCAGGATCCGCAGGCCCGCGTGGCCGTGGAAACCCTCGTGACCACGGGCCTGGTCCAGGTGGCCGGGGAGGTCACCACCACCGCCTATGCCGAGATCCCGGCCATCGTGCGCGATGTGGTGCTGGGCATCGGCTATAACAGCTCCGATGCCGGCTTTGACGGCGCCTCCTGCGGCGTGAACGTCTCTATCGGTGCGCAGTCTCCCGATATCGCCCAGGGCGTGGACAGCGCCTTTGAGACCCGCGAGGGCTCCTCCGTGGACGCACTCGACCTCCAGGGCGCGGGCGATCAGGGCATCATGTTTGGCTTTGCCACCACCGAAACCCCGCAGCTCATGCCGCTTCCGAGCTGGATTTCGCACCGCCTCGCCGAGCGCCTCGCCGAGGTGCGCAAGAGCGGCGAACTCGACTACCTGCGCCCGGATGGCAAAACCCAGGTCACAATCGGCTATGACGGCATCGTGCCGCGCAGCGTGGAAACGGTGGTGCTATCCACCCAGCACCAGGACGACGTGACCACCGAAAAGCTGCGCCGCGAGGTGGCCGAGGTGGTCATCCGGCCCGTGCTGGAGGGGCTCGACCTGGATATCTCCAACCTGAACACCCTGATCAACCCTACCGGTCGTTTTGTCACCGGCGGTCCGATGGGTGACGCCGGGCTCACCGGCCGCAAGATCATCATCGATACCTATGGTGGGGCCTCGCGCCACGGCGGCGGCGCATTCTCCGGGAAGGACCCGTCGAAGGTGGACCGTTCGGCCGCCTATGCGATGCGCTGGGTGGCCAAAAATGCCGTGGCCGCGGGTTTCGCCGATAAGCTTGAGGTGCAGGTGGCCTATGCCATCGGCAAGGCGCACCCGGTGGGGCTCTATGTGGAAACCTTCGGGACCGCCCATATCCCCGAGGAGCGCATCGTCTCGGCGATCCGCGAGGTTTTTGACCTGCGCCCGGGCGCGATTGTGCGCGATCTGGACCTGCTGCGCCCCATCTACCGCCAGACCGCCAGCTACGGCCATTTTGGCCGCGAGCTGCCCGATTTCACGTGGGAGAACCTCGACCGCGTTGAGGACCTGCGTTCGGCCGCCGGCGAGTAA
- the fmt gene encoding methionyl-tRNA formyltransferase — translation MKIIFAGTPEVALPSLEALLGGDHDVIRVLSRPDAPLGRKRVLTPSPVAALAQERGIPVSKATRLDGEVARELAELDADLGVVVAYGGLIREPLLSAPRLGWINLHFSLLPAWRGAAPVQHSLIHGDTVTGADVFQLVAALDAGEILGELTHQIHPDATAGDLLAELAVSGAELLARVVDELAAGTARPRPQEGEPTLAGKLGLEDGALHFGLPGREVYNRFRGVTPEPGAHTLVDGVRMKILEARLHPEVSLEPGAIRFLNKKVLVGCAEGALELIRVQPSGRPGMNAGDWWRGLGTNPEPEAQR, via the coding sequence GTGAAAATCATCTTTGCCGGCACACCCGAGGTGGCCCTACCCAGCCTGGAGGCTCTCCTCGGCGGCGATCACGACGTCATCCGGGTCCTCAGCCGGCCCGATGCCCCGCTCGGCCGCAAGCGCGTCCTGACCCCGTCTCCCGTGGCTGCGCTGGCCCAGGAGCGCGGCATTCCCGTGAGCAAGGCCACCCGCCTGGACGGCGAGGTGGCGCGGGAACTGGCCGAGCTTGATGCCGATCTGGGCGTGGTCGTGGCCTATGGCGGGCTGATCCGCGAGCCGCTGCTGAGCGCACCGCGCCTGGGCTGGATCAACCTTCACTTCTCGCTGCTGCCCGCCTGGCGCGGGGCCGCCCCGGTGCAGCACTCCCTGATCCACGGCGATACCGTGACCGGCGCCGATGTTTTTCAGCTGGTGGCGGCGCTGGACGCGGGGGAGATCCTCGGCGAGCTGACCCACCAGATCCACCCCGATGCCACCGCCGGGGACCTCCTGGCGGAGCTTGCGGTCTCCGGGGCCGAACTGCTGGCCCGCGTGGTGGACGAACTCGCGGCGGGAACCGCGCGGCCGCGCCCGCAGGAGGGCGAACCCACCCTGGCCGGCAAGCTCGGCCTGGAGGACGGCGCACTGCACTTTGGCCTGCCCGGCCGGGAGGTCTATAACCGCTTCCGCGGGGTCACCCCCGAGCCCGGCGCCCATACCCTCGTGGACGGCGTGCGGATGAAGATCCTGGAGGCGCGCCTGCATCCCGAGGTATCGCTGGAACCCGGCGCGATTCGTTTTCTGAATAAAAAAGTACTCGTGGGCTGCGCCGAGGGCGCGCTCGAACTGATCCGGGTCCAGCCCAGCGGTCGTCCCGGCATGAACGCCGGCGACTGGTGGCGCGGGCTCGGCACCAACCCCGAACCGGAGGCCCAGCGATGA
- a CDS encoding primosomal protein N' family DNA-binding protein, translated as MPTARIARVLIDSPLPQLDHLFDYRIPEELAATALPGVRVVVPWRSSGRGAKGFIVEVADRGDYTGALSDLGEVVSPAQVLSPEVWALARRAADRAAGNASGILRLAVPARQVRVEKAWLAERAAAASEAEAEGDPWVAAAGEARTVADPADPWAPGGEEPAEADVSAAEPARAPATRITGYPDAVPDLIAAHGRLALDALPGVMDAADRRPIGRWALTLAQLAAERLAAGESSIIVLPDYRDLEQVELAARDLVPATAVIRLDAKQSNPDRYRAFLAALEPTPRIIIGNRSAVYAPAHNLGLIIVWNDGDALHAEPLAPYVHARDAALLRQDLSGCALVLAAHARSVEAQRLVELGFLHALSPEPRQRPKIIVTAHQDLGDGPAAAARIPSPAWRAIAEAVRSGPVLVQVARPGYAPMLSCKRCSEAARCTACHGPLGIPARGATPACTLCGHLAGDWVCTHCEGTEFRLVTRGSGRTAEELGRAFPATAVIVADGEKTVLTVPDKPALIVATRGAEPLARGGYHAVLLLDGDRMLGAESLTIAEDCLRWWSQAAALAAPGAPVLLVGVTGALAHAFATWNQAEFAGAELADRRALRFPPAVRLATITGEESAVSEVLAGLDTLPASDRLGPVRVDGDARAVVRFDYRDGQRIAEELKAAVIGYASRRRSPQAGARGFRPAPTLKVRFDDPEIQL; from the coding sequence ATGCCCACCGCCCGCATTGCACGGGTGCTGATCGATTCGCCCCTGCCCCAGCTTGACCACCTATTCGATTACCGCATCCCCGAGGAGCTGGCCGCCACGGCCCTGCCCGGGGTGCGTGTGGTCGTTCCGTGGCGATCCTCGGGGCGGGGAGCGAAGGGTTTTATCGTGGAGGTCGCCGACCGCGGTGACTATACCGGCGCGCTGAGCGACCTGGGCGAGGTGGTTTCTCCCGCGCAGGTGCTCAGCCCCGAGGTATGGGCGCTTGCGCGTCGGGCGGCCGATCGCGCGGCGGGCAATGCCAGCGGCATCCTGCGCCTGGCCGTGCCGGCACGTCAGGTGCGCGTGGAAAAGGCGTGGCTCGCCGAACGCGCCGCGGCCGCGAGCGAGGCGGAGGCCGAGGGCGATCCCTGGGTGGCCGCGGCGGGGGAGGCGCGCACGGTGGCCGATCCGGCCGATCCCTGGGCCCCCGGCGGGGAGGAACCCGCGGAGGCCGACGTATCCGCGGCCGAGCCCGCCCGCGCTCCCGCGACCCGAATTACCGGCTATCCCGATGCCGTGCCCGATCTGATCGCCGCCCACGGCCGGCTGGCACTCGATGCCCTGCCCGGTGTGATGGATGCCGCCGATCGACGCCCGATCGGCCGCTGGGCGCTCACGCTCGCCCAGCTCGCCGCCGAGCGCCTCGCGGCGGGGGAGTCCAGCATCATTGTGCTCCCCGATTATCGCGACCTGGAGCAGGTGGAGCTGGCCGCCCGGGATCTGGTACCCGCAACCGCCGTGATCCGCCTCGACGCAAAGCAGTCCAATCCCGATCGATACCGCGCATTTCTGGCCGCGCTTGAGCCCACCCCGCGCATCATCATCGGCAATCGCTCGGCCGTCTATGCCCCGGCCCATAACCTCGGCCTGATCATCGTCTGGAACGACGGCGACGCCCTGCACGCCGAACCCCTCGCGCCCTATGTGCACGCGCGCGATGCGGCGCTGCTGCGCCAGGATCTCTCCGGCTGTGCGCTGGTGCTCGCCGCCCATGCCCGCAGCGTCGAGGCCCAGCGGCTTGTGGAACTCGGCTTCCTGCACGCACTCTCGCCCGAGCCGCGGCAGCGCCCCAAAATTATCGTGACCGCGCACCAGGACCTGGGTGATGGCCCCGCCGCGGCCGCGCGCATCCCCTCGCCCGCATGGCGCGCGATCGCCGAGGCCGTGCGCTCCGGCCCGGTGCTGGTGCAGGTGGCGCGCCCGGGCTATGCCCCGATGCTCTCCTGTAAGCGCTGTTCCGAGGCGGCGCGCTGTACCGCGTGCCACGGCCCCCTGGGCATCCCCGCGCGCGGGGCCACCCCCGCCTGTACCCTGTGTGGCCATCTCGCGGGCGACTGGGTATGCACCCACTGCGAGGGCACCGAGTTCCGGCTGGTCACCCGCGGCAGCGGCCGCACCGCCGAGGAACTGGGCCGCGCGTTCCCCGCCACCGCCGTGATCGTGGCCGATGGCGAAAAAACCGTACTCACGGTCCCCGATAAGCCCGCGCTGATCGTGGCCACCCGCGGGGCCGAGCCGCTCGCGCGCGGCGGCTATCACGCCGTGCTGCTGCTGGACGGTGACCGCATGTTGGGGGCCGAATCCCTTACGATCGCCGAGGACTGCCTGCGCTGGTGGTCCCAGGCCGCCGCCCTCGCCGCGCCCGGGGCCCCCGTGCTCCTGGTGGGAGTGACCGGGGCGCTGGCGCACGCATTTGCCACCTGGAACCAGGCCGAGTTCGCCGGGGCGGAACTCGCCGACCGGCGCGCCCTGCGCTTTCCCCCGGCCGTGCGCCTGGCCACCATCACGGGCGAGGAATCCGCGGTGAGCGAGGTATTGGCGGGCCTGGACACGCTTCCGGCCAGCGATCGCCTGGGCCCCGTCCGGGTGGACGGCGATGCCCGCGCGGTGGTCCGTTTTGATTATCGCGACGGCCAGCGCATCGCCGAGGAACTGAAGGCCGCCGTGATCGGCTATGCCAGTAGGAGGCGAAGCCCGCAGGCGGGTGCGCGCGGCTTCCGCCCGGCCCCTACACTTAAGGTTCGGTTTGACGACCCCGAAATTCAGCTCTAA